The Acidobacteriota bacterium region TCTTCCCGACGGTGCACGCGATCGGCGATCATCTGCTCAATTCCGTGGCGAATCGCCGGATCGTCCGATTTCTCGTTCAACGACCGGAGTCCGACGATCGCGACATCGAGATCGCGCGCGGTCCCGAGCGTGTTCGCAAGGGACTTCAAATTATCGACTAATTTTCTTAGGGATTCGGGGTCGGCGAACGGCTTGAGGTCGCGCAAAGCGCTTCGCATTCTGCGGGTCGCGACGCGCATATCGTGAACGGCTTCGATGTCTTCCGATTCAATGACCGCCTCGCGGAGATCGAAGATCTGAGAGATCCGTCCGCGAAGGATCTTCCCCGCGGCTTCGAGCGCATCGTCGGCGCAACTGATCTCAGGTACGAAGGTCATTCCTTTAGTTTGCGAATCTCATCCACCGTCGCCGGATTCTCGAGCGCCGAAAGATCGCCGGGATCATCGCCGAGATACGCGGAGCGGATGACGCGGCGCATTACCTTTGCGTTGCGCGTCTTTGGCAGCGCCGATACGAAATGGATCCTCGACGGCGCGAGCGGTTTGCCCATATCCTTGGCAACCAGGTTCTTGAGTTCCGCTCTGAGCACTTCGTTGCCCTCTCCGCTCAAGACGCAAAACGCAACCATCGCGGTGCCTTTAACCTCATCGGGAACGCCGATCACAGCCGCTTCGGTCACCAACGCGTGGGCGACGAGCAGACTCTCCACCTCGGCCGGACCGACACGTTTTCCCGCCACTTTCAGCGTATCATCAGAGCGTCCGAGAATATACCAATGCCCGTCCTCGTCCTGTAGGGACCAATCGCCGTGAACCCAGATTTTCTCAAAACGCGACCAGTAGGTTTCGATGTATCGCTCCGGTTCCTTCCAGAATCCGCGCGCCATTCCGATCCACGGTTTGCGGATCGCGAGTTCGCCGACCTTTCCGCGCATCACCGGTTCACCGTCTTCACCGAGCAACACGGCGTCGATGCCCGGACACGGCGCGGGAAACGAACAAGGTTTGATCGGGAGCAGCGGATTTCCCATCAGGATTCCGCCCGAGATCTCGGTCCCGCCCGAATAATTGATGATTGGCAGCTTCGAGTCGCCGACCTTTTCGAACAGCCACCACCACGGTGCGGGATTCCAAGGCTCGCCGGTCGATGCAAATGCCCGAAGATGCGAAAGATCGTGCTTCTTCGGCAGATCGTCGCCTTTGGTCGCGAGCGCCCGCACGAGTGTCGGCGAGATCCCGAGAATCTCAACCTTATGATTCGCGCAGAATTCCCACATCCGGTCTGCTTCGGGATAATCCGGCGCGCCGTCGTAAATAACGATCGTCGCACCATTTATCAAACCGCCGTAGATCAGCCACGGGCCCATCATCCAGCCGAGATCGGTCACCCACGAGATTCTGGTTCCGCGCCCGACATCAGTTCCGAATGCCATATCCTGCGCGGCCTTGATCGGAAATCCGCAATGAGTGTGCGCGATTCCTTTCGGCTTTCCGGTGGTGCCCGAAGTGTAGAGAATTATCAGCGGATCTTCGGCGAGCGTTTTTTCGGCGGCTGAAAGCGTCGCGAATTCGGCCGGCGAATCGAGGCGCATTTCTTCGCCATCGCCGATCAGTTCAAGATCGTAAAACTCGACTTTCACATCCGGCAGGTCCCAAGAAATCGAGCCGGAGTGCAATCTGGTAACGATGAACACGTGTTCCACGGTCGGAGATACAGCAACGGCAGCGGTCGCGACCTCGAACGCTTTGAACTCTTTGCCGCGCCGCGGAAATCCGTCGCAGGTGAACAACGCCTTCGCTCCGACGGCGTTGAGCCGAGACGCGATCGCATCAACGCCGTAGCCCGAAAACACGGGAACCGCGATCGCGCCGATGCGATTGATCGCGAGCAGCGCGACGACGGTCTCGACCATCATCGGGAGGTGGATTCCGATTGCGTCGCCTTTTCCCAGACCACGCCGCCGGAGCGAAGCGGCGATCGTCTCAACCTCGGCGAGCAGCATCTTGTAGGAAACCCGCCGGACTTCGCCCTCTTCGTCCTCCCAGATCACGGCCGGCTGATTCTTCTGGTTCGACTCCGCCCAACGGTCGAGGCACATTTCGGTGATGTTCAAACCGCCGCCGACACACCATTTCGCCCATTCGATGCCTTCAGTTGGGTCGAGCAACTTCGTGTACGGCGGATCGAAACCGATTTCGAGAAAACTAAGTACTTCCGACGTGAATTTCTCGACGTCGCGTGTCGAGAATTCATAGAGCTCATCCCAATTTGCCACGCCCACCTGTCTCATAAATCGGGTCAACTGCGCGCGCTTTATCACTTCTTCGGTCGGGCGCCAGGCGATCGGCTGCGCTTCGAATGTGTTTTGCTCGTTCATAGTTTTGTGAATCGCGAAGTTCTAAGGCATATTTTATAACACAAAGTTTTTTCCGAAGAATTCATCAAAGCTTTCGCTGATATCGCGCGCTTTGTTTTCGGTATCGCAGGAGAAGATCTATGACCGAGAAAACTGTCGAAATCAAACTTCCATCAAACCTGTTCGCCGGCAAAACGGCGGTCGTCACCGGCGCGTCGCGCGGAGTCGGCCGCGCGACCGCGATGCGCCTCGCCGAAGCGGGGGCAAACGTTGTCGTCAACTATCTGAAAGAAGAGCAAAAGGCCAAGAACGTCGTCGCGCTCTGCAAGGAGAAAGGCGTCGACGCGATCGCGGTTCAAGGCGACGTTTCGCAGTGGGGCGACGCGCGTGAGCTTGCGCGCCAGGCAGTCGACAAATTCGGGCGTATCGATCTTCTCGTCCTAAACGCTGGTGTTTGGGAGGGCGCGCCGATCGAAGAAATGTCGGAAGAGACCTGGAACAAGGTTCTCAACACGAATCTCAAGGCCGCCTGGGCAATGACGAAAGCCTGCGTTCCGGCAATGAAAAAACAGGATTCGGGCTCGATCGTGCTTGTCAGTTCGACGGCCGGTCAGCGAGGCGAGGCGAATTATTCGAACTACGCCGCATCGAAAGGCGGACAGATCAGTTTCACAAAAGCGCTCGCGAGCGAACTTTGTCCGAAGATCCGCGTCAATTGCGTCGCGCCCGGCTGGATCGAAACGGCGATGGTTCGTCCGGTTTTCGAAGACGCCGATTACAAGCAAAGCGTCATCAACTCGATTCCGATGAAGCGCGTCGCAACGACCGACGACATCGCTCTTTCGATCTGTTTTCTGCTCTCCGACTGGTCCCGTCACACGACCGGCGAGATACTCAACGTCAACGGCGGCGCGGTACTCTGCGGATAGTCTGGATTTCGTTTGGAGTACCGCCTTCAGGCGGCTAAAATGAGTTTTAGACAACACAGGGCCGCCTGAAGGCGGAGCCCCAAATTTATGAACTTCGCAAGTCTCGCCGAATATCAAAACCATTTCGCCAAAGCCGGAAAATCGCTCTACGTCGAAAACCTGATCGGTAATACGCCTTTACTGGCGGTTCACTTCAAGTATCGGGACGAGCGACGGACGATCTTCGCCAAGGCCGAACATCTGAATCTTTCGGGTTCGATCAAAGACCGGATGGCGTTGCACATTCTGAAGGAAGCGTATCGCACCGAACAGATCAAGAAAGGCGACACGATCGCCGAAGCGACTTCGGGAAATACCGGCATTGCGTTCGCCGCGATCGGGCACGCGTTTGGAAATCCGGTCCGCATCTATATGCCGAACTGGATGAGCGCCGAGCGCATCTCGCTGATCAAATCGTACGGCGCCGAGGTCGTCCTCGTCAGTCACGAGGAAGGCGGATTCTTGGGGAGCATCGCGATGTGCGATCGGTTCGCCGACGAACACGGCGGCATCTTTTTGTCGCACCAGTTTTCGAACGAGGCGAATCCGCAGGCGCATTACGAAACGACCGGGCCGGAGATCTGGATGCAGCTCGCCGAGATCGGGCTCAAGCCGGATGCGTTCGTCGCCGGTGTCGGGACCGGTGGCACGATAATGGGCGTCGCTCGGTTTATGCGCGAGAAGGATCCGGCGATCAAGCTCCATCCGCTGGAGCCACTGGAGTCGCCGACGATGACTACCGGATGCAAGGTCGGAAGCCATCGGATTCAGGGCATCTCGGACGAATTCATCCCGGCGATCGTCGATCTTGCGTCGCTCGACGAGATAGTCACCGTCTCGGACGGCGATTCGATCATTATGGCCCAGCGCCTCGCGACCGAACTCGGCCTCGGCGTTGGAATCTCATCAGGAGCAAACTTCATCGGCGCATTGATGGCGCTCGAAAAACTCGGCCCTGGCGCGGTCGTGACGACCGTTTTCTGCGACGACAACAAGAAATATCTGAGCACCGACCTCGTCAAACCGCAACCGGTGAAAGAAGGCTACTACTCGCCGGACATCGAGCTGTTCGGCTACCAGACGATCGGACGGCTGAACTCGTGAGTTGGCCGTCGGAAGTAGGCGGTGAGCGGTCAGAACCGGGAGCGGTTAGACCGTATCAAAAAAACCAATGTTTGTTGACTACTCCTGGATTTGCTCGTTTTGGTCATCGAAGACGGCAATAGCATGTCCGCGGGCGAGAGACTGCGCTGATCGGAGCTATTTGTCTTTAGCAGCTATTAAAACGGACTTCTTTAGGCGGAATAAATGATCATACAGTCTCTGCTGATTCAGTTGTGCTATTTTTGCCGTACGGTTTGGTTATGAATGTTATTGAACGAATCACAATCAATTGTGAAATTTGCCATGGCAAGCCGACTATTCGCGGACTACGTTATCCGGTTGAAATGATTCTCGAGCTTCTGAGTTCAGGCATGACGGTTGAGGAGATATTGGCGGAATATGAAGTCCTTGAACGCGATGACATTCTTGCCGCGTTGGCGTTTGCCACGAGATTGAGTCAGGTTAAGCGCGTTGAACTCGCAGCATGAGATTTCTGGTCGATGCCCAACCGCCCAAACGACTCGCAACGCGCCTCATCGAACTAGGCTACGACGCGGTTCACACTTTGGACCTGCCGCTCGGAAATCGGACGCCCGACAGTCTCATCTCAGAAATCTCGATCAATGAAGAGCGAGTTGTAATCACGAAGGATTCGGATTTCGTGGACTCGTATTTGCTTGCGAAAAAGCCCAAGCGACTATTGTTGATCTCGACCGGCAACATTCGAAATTCCGAGCTTGAGTTCCTGTTTCTGATGAACATTCAGCGACTCACGAATGCATTTAACGATGGATTTGAATTTATAGAACTTAGTCAAACGGCGATCGTGATTCATTCATAAGTATTGGCCTGAACACCTCAGACGAGAAGAAGTTCAACTCAACGACGCGGTTGCCTCCTTCCTTGAAAGTCCTTTACCCGATGTCGGGAAATTCTCCCGCTTGTATCGCACGAGGC contains the following coding sequences:
- a CDS encoding DUF433 domain-containing protein, translated to MVMNVIERITINCEICHGKPTIRGLRYPVEMILELLSSGMTVEEILAEYEVLERDDILAALAFATRLSQVKRVELAA
- a CDS encoding AMP-binding protein, with the translated sequence MNEQNTFEAQPIAWRPTEEVIKRAQLTRFMRQVGVANWDELYEFSTRDVEKFTSEVLSFLEIGFDPPYTKLLDPTEGIEWAKWCVGGGLNITEMCLDRWAESNQKNQPAVIWEDEEGEVRRVSYKMLLAEVETIAASLRRRGLGKGDAIGIHLPMMVETVVALLAINRIGAIAVPVFSGYGVDAIASRLNAVGAKALFTCDGFPRRGKEFKAFEVATAAVAVSPTVEHVFIVTRLHSGSISWDLPDVKVEFYDLELIGDGEEMRLDSPAEFATLSAAEKTLAEDPLIILYTSGTTGKPKGIAHTHCGFPIKAAQDMAFGTDVGRGTRISWVTDLGWMMGPWLIYGGLINGATIVIYDGAPDYPEADRMWEFCANHKVEILGISPTLVRALATKGDDLPKKHDLSHLRAFASTGEPWNPAPWWWLFEKVGDSKLPIINYSGGTEISGGILMGNPLLPIKPCSFPAPCPGIDAVLLGEDGEPVMRGKVGELAIRKPWIGMARGFWKEPERYIETYWSRFEKIWVHGDWSLQDEDGHWYILGRSDDTLKVAGKRVGPAEVESLLVAHALVTEAAVIGVPDEVKGTAMVAFCVLSGEGNEVLRAELKNLVAKDMGKPLAPSRIHFVSALPKTRNAKVMRRVIRSAYLGDDPGDLSALENPATVDEIRKLKE
- a CDS encoding 3-oxoacyl-ACP reductase FabG — protein: MTEKTVEIKLPSNLFAGKTAVVTGASRGVGRATAMRLAEAGANVVVNYLKEEQKAKNVVALCKEKGVDAIAVQGDVSQWGDARELARQAVDKFGRIDLLVLNAGVWEGAPIEEMSEETWNKVLNTNLKAAWAMTKACVPAMKKQDSGSIVLVSSTAGQRGEANYSNYAASKGGQISFTKALASELCPKIRVNCVAPGWIETAMVRPVFEDADYKQSVINSIPMKRVATTDDIALSICFLLSDWSRHTTGEILNVNGGAVLCG
- a CDS encoding cysteine synthase family protein, which encodes MNFASLAEYQNHFAKAGKSLYVENLIGNTPLLAVHFKYRDERRTIFAKAEHLNLSGSIKDRMALHILKEAYRTEQIKKGDTIAEATSGNTGIAFAAIGHAFGNPVRIYMPNWMSAERISLIKSYGAEVVLVSHEEGGFLGSIAMCDRFADEHGGIFLSHQFSNEANPQAHYETTGPEIWMQLAEIGLKPDAFVAGVGTGGTIMGVARFMREKDPAIKLHPLEPLESPTMTTGCKVGSHRIQGISDEFIPAIVDLASLDEIVTVSDGDSIIMAQRLATELGLGVGISSGANFIGALMALEKLGPGAVVTTVFCDDNKKYLSTDLVKPQPVKEGYYSPDIELFGYQTIGRLNS
- a CDS encoding DUF5615 family PIN-like protein, whose amino-acid sequence is MRFLVDAQPPKRLATRLIELGYDAVHTLDLPLGNRTPDSLISEISINEERVVITKDSDFVDSYLLAKKPKRLLLISTGNIRNSELEFLFLMNIQRLTNAFNDGFEFIELSQTAIVIHS